TGGACTCTGGTGCCCTTTCTGATCCTGATTGCCATGGCTATTCCGGCAACCAAGACCCTCATCGCCATGGAAGATCCCTCCAACGCCGACTTGACCATCAAGGTCACCGGCTCCCAATGGAAGTGGCATTACGATTACTTCGACCACGACTTCGGCTTTTACAGCATCCTGGCGACCCCCAGAAGTCAAATAGAAGGCGCCGAAGCAAAAGGCGATCACTACTTGCTGGAAGTGGATAAGCATCTGGTGCTGCCCACCAACCGTAAGGTTCGCTTTTTGATGACTTCCGACGATGTCATTCACTCCTGGTGGGTGCCTGCATTTGCCGTAAAAAAAGATGCCAATCCGGGCTTTATCAACGAGGCCTGGACCCGGATAGATAAACCCGGCATTTACCGCGGCCAATGTGCCGAACTGTGCGGTAAAGACCACGGTTTTATGCCCATAGTGGTTGAGGTATTGCCCGAAGCAGAGTTTGACGCCTGGGTTGAAAACCAGAAGCAACTGGCAAGCAACGCCGCTGCCCAAGCCGCTGCGGCATTGAACCAAACCCTTTCCATGGAAGAACTGATGGCGCAGGGTGAAAAGGTGTACATGGCCAGCTGCGCCGCCTGCCACCAACCCAATGGTATGGGCCTGCCCGGCGTATTCCCCGCCCTTAAGGACAGTGCCATTGCCATGGGTCCTGTCGACAAGCATCTCGACATCGTTATCAACGGCAAAGCCGGCACAGCCATGCAGGCATTCAACAAGCAGTTGTCTGCCACAGAGATTGCCGCTGTTGTGACCTATGAGCGTAATGCATGGGGCAACAATACAGGTGACACAGTGCAGGCCTCTGATGTTAACGCCCATGGCAGTAACGGCGCTCCCGCAGCCCAGACCGAGATGCAGGGAGCTGACCAAGCGACACCCGTCAGTGCAGCCGTGACATCGACCGAAGCTCCTCCAGTTGCCGAACCTACTGCCGACGAGCCTTCATCCGACGAGCCCATGTCGATGGACGCTTTGATGGCCCGTGGTGAGCAAGTGTACATGGCTTCTTGCGCGGCGTGTCACCAAGCCAATGGTGCCGGTTTGCCCGGTGCGTTTCCCGCCCTCAAGGGAAGCCCAATCGCTACCGGCCCCATCGCCAATCACCTCGACATAGTCATTCACGGCAAAGCCGGGACCGCGATGCAGGCTTTTGGCTCAATGTTGTCTGCCAGGGACATTGCTGCGGTGGTGACCTATGAACGTAACGCCTGGGATAACAACACCGGCGATAACGTTCAGGCCACCGACGTAAACAATCATGGAAAGTAGGGGAACGATAATGACAACCACGACCCACGATACCCATCAGGGCGTCCATGACGAACACCATCATGGCCCGGCCAAGGGCATAATGCGCTGGATATTAACAACCAATCACAAGGATATAGGCACACTCTACCTTTGGT
This sequence is a window from Shewanella zhangzhouensis. Protein-coding genes within it:
- the coxB gene encoding cytochrome c oxidase subunit II, with amino-acid sequence MKQWLYCFAAAFMAPPILAADMPLNMTQGVTEISGRVYGLHMTILYICCAIGVVVFGAMIYAMINHRKSKGAVAAQFHESTKVEIAWTLVPFLILIAMAIPATKTLIAMEDPSNADLTIKVTGSQWKWHYDYFDHDFGFYSILATPRSQIEGAEAKGDHYLLEVDKHLVLPTNRKVRFLMTSDDVIHSWWVPAFAVKKDANPGFINEAWTRIDKPGIYRGQCAELCGKDHGFMPIVVEVLPEAEFDAWVENQKQLASNAAAQAAAALNQTLSMEELMAQGEKVYMASCAACHQPNGMGLPGVFPALKDSAIAMGPVDKHLDIVINGKAGTAMQAFNKQLSATEIAAVVTYERNAWGNNTGDTVQASDVNAHGSNGAPAAQTEMQGADQATPVSAAVTSTEAPPVAEPTADEPSSDEPMSMDALMARGEQVYMASCAACHQANGAGLPGAFPALKGSPIATGPIANHLDIVIHGKAGTAMQAFGSMLSARDIAAVVTYERNAWDNNTGDNVQATDVNNHGK